GCGGTGCTCGTCTACGAGCCCCTGGCGACCGAGCAGACCGCCGACGGCGACGACCACGAAGAGGGAGCGGACCAGTGACCGACGCCGCCGCGTCTTTGACGAGCATGGACTTCCACCCGCAGCCCCAGCCGGGCACCGCGAAGCCGTGGGCCTTCCCGGCCCCGGACCGGGGGAAGCTGGACAACGGTCTGACGGTGCTCACCAGCCACCGTCCCGGCCAGCAGGTCGTCGCCGTGGAGATCTTCCTGCCGGCCCCGCTGGACGCCGAGCCCGCCGGTCTCGACGGTGTCGCGACCATCATGGCCCGCGCGCTCTCCGAGGGCACCGACGAGCACAGCGCCGAGGAGTTCGCGGCCGAGCTGGAGCGCTGCGGCGCCACGCTCGACGCGCACGCCGACCACCCGGGCGTACGGGTCTCCCTGGAGGTCCCGGTCTCCCGGCTGCCCAAGGCGCTCGGCCTGCTCTCCGAGGCCCTGATCGCCCCGGCGTTCCTCGACACCGAGGTCGAGCGGCTCGTGCGCAACCGTCTCGACGAGATCCCGCACGAGACGGCCAACCCGGCCCGCCGCGCCGCGAAGCAGCTCTCCAAGGAGCTGTTCCCGGCCGAGTCCCGGATGTCCCGGCCGCGCCAGGGCACCGAGGAGACCGTCGCCGCGATCGACGCCGCCGCCGTCCGCGCCTTCTTCGAGGCGCATGTCCGGCCCGGCACGGCCACCGCCGTGGTCGTCGGCGACCTGACCGGCGTCGACCTCGACAAGGTCCTCGCCGAGACGCTGGGCGCCTGGACCGGTGAGCCCGCCGAGCCGCTCCCGATGCCGTCGATCACCGCCGACGACACCGGACGGGTCGTCATCGTGGACCGTCCCGGCGCCGTGCAGACGCAGCTGCTCATCGGCCGGATCGGCCCCGACCGGCACGACCGCGTCTGGCCGGCCCAGGTCCTCGGCACGTACTGCCTCGGCGGCACCCTGACCTCGCGTCTGGACCGGGTCCTGCGCGAGGAGAAGGGCTACACGTACGGCGTGCGGGCCTTCGGCCAGGTGCTCCGCTCGGACGCCGAGGGGAACGGCGCCTCGATGCTCGCCATCAGCGGGTCCGTCGACACCCCCAACACCGGCCCGGCACTCGACGACCTGTGGAAGGTGCTGCGCACGCTGGCCGCCGAGGGCCTCACCGACGCCGAGCGCGAGACGGCCGTGCAGAACCTGGTGGGCGTGGCGCCCCTCAAGTACGAGACGGCCGCCTCCGTCGCCGGGACGCTCGCCGACCAGGTGGAGCAGCACCTCCCGGACGACTTCCAGGCCCAGTTGTACGCGCGCCTGGCCGAGACCGGCACGGTCGAGGCGACGGCCGCGGTGGTCAGCGCCTTCCCGGTGGACCGGCTCGTCACCGTGCTCGTCGGCGACGCGGCGCAGATCGCGGAGCCGGTGCGCGCTCTCGGCATCGGTGAAGTGACCGTCGTGACGGGCTGATTCCGGCTCCCGGACGACAACAGGAGGGCCCCGACGGCATAGTTCGTCGGGGTCCTCCGCTTTGTCCGTATTGCCTGCAAGGATGATCGTTTGCCCTGTGGCATGTCTTACAAAAGGCGTGTCCGGTTGGTGATTGAAAGACGATCCGCATAGCGTCGGGGCGACTGTTCGTCAGTTGCACGTGCCGCACCCGCGGCATCGGACAGTCATCGCCGAGTCCCCGTCAGGCGCGAGCCTGGGGAGCCGGGGACCCACACGTAGTCCCTGGGGTGAATCGGGCGCCTTCGTCTCGACGGAGGGGCTCGTAGGAGACCTTCCTGCTCCGAACCCGTCAGCTAACCCGGTAGGCGAGAAGGAAGGAAAGGACCAGCCCCTTCATGGCGTTCACCCGTGCCACCGGGAAGCATCGTGGTCCGAGCCGGATGGCGCGCCGCAGCGCGGGCATCGCCGGCGTCGCGACCATCGCCACCACCGGCGTCATCGGAACCCTCGCCTCCCCGGCGCTCGCCGCCGACACGGACAAGCACTCCCTCGAGGACACCGGCCTCACCCAGGTCATCACCGAGGACTCCCTCGTCGACCCGATCAACGCCCAGGCCGCCGCCCAGGAGCAGGAGGCCGACGAGGC
This is a stretch of genomic DNA from Streptomyces sp. R44. It encodes these proteins:
- a CDS encoding M16 family metallopeptidase, coding for MTDAAASLTSMDFHPQPQPGTAKPWAFPAPDRGKLDNGLTVLTSHRPGQQVVAVEIFLPAPLDAEPAGLDGVATIMARALSEGTDEHSAEEFAAELERCGATLDAHADHPGVRVSLEVPVSRLPKALGLLSEALIAPAFLDTEVERLVRNRLDEIPHETANPARRAAKQLSKELFPAESRMSRPRQGTEETVAAIDAAAVRAFFEAHVRPGTATAVVVGDLTGVDLDKVLAETLGAWTGEPAEPLPMPSITADDTGRVVIVDRPGAVQTQLLIGRIGPDRHDRVWPAQVLGTYCLGGTLTSRLDRVLREEKGYTYGVRAFGQVLRSDAEGNGASMLAISGSVDTPNTGPALDDLWKVLRTLAAEGLTDAERETAVQNLVGVAPLKYETAASVAGTLADQVEQHLPDDFQAQLYARLAETGTVEATAAVVSAFPVDRLVTVLVGDAAQIAEPVRALGIGEVTVVTG